A single region of the Rhizobium sp. NLR16a genome encodes:
- a CDS encoding COX15/CtaA family protein, protein MAVANLTTEQAILSEVRKQNRNRRALRLWLGFVLLALFCLVLVGGATRLTNSGLSITEWKPIHGVIPPLTAAEWEEEFRLYQRIPEFQQLNSSMSVDEFKNIFWWEWAHRLIARGIGVIFALPLLYFWLTGRIEKRLRWPLVCILALGGLQGFIGWWMVSSGLSVRTDVSQYRLATHLVMACLIFAGCMWIMRGLSPHSNDPAPARSSRGFAAAIAVFALFQIYLGALVAGLDAGFSYNTWPLMDGALIPSDLLVQQPFWINAFENPKTVQFIHRIGAYTLFAVVLINMVIALRAAPWTTHARRAVLLFALVTVQAAIGIATLLMQVPLHWGLLHQAGALVVFGFAVANWRGFYGEYPHETMITERD, encoded by the coding sequence ATGGCCGTCGCGAACCTCACCACGGAACAGGCGATCCTGAGCGAAGTACGCAAGCAGAACCGCAACCGGCGCGCATTGCGGCTGTGGCTCGGCTTTGTGCTTTTGGCGCTCTTTTGTCTCGTGCTCGTTGGAGGGGCAACGCGGTTGACCAATTCCGGTCTGTCGATCACCGAGTGGAAGCCGATCCACGGCGTCATTCCGCCGCTGACAGCCGCGGAATGGGAAGAGGAGTTCCGCCTCTACCAGCGTATTCCCGAATTTCAGCAGTTGAACAGTTCCATGAGCGTCGACGAGTTCAAAAACATCTTCTGGTGGGAATGGGCGCACCGGCTGATCGCCCGCGGCATCGGCGTGATCTTCGCGCTGCCGCTCCTCTATTTCTGGCTGACGGGGCGGATTGAGAAACGCCTGCGCTGGCCGCTCGTCTGCATCCTGGCGCTCGGCGGTCTGCAGGGTTTCATCGGCTGGTGGATGGTGTCCTCAGGCCTTTCCGTTCGCACCGACGTCAGTCAGTACCGGCTGGCGACGCATCTCGTCATGGCCTGCCTGATCTTTGCCGGCTGCATGTGGATCATGCGCGGGCTGTCGCCGCACTCCAACGATCCGGCGCCGGCACGCAGTTCGCGCGGCTTCGCTGCCGCAATCGCTGTTTTCGCGCTGTTCCAGATCTATCTCGGCGCCCTGGTGGCGGGACTCGATGCCGGTTTTTCCTACAATACCTGGCCGCTGATGGATGGCGCCCTCATTCCCTCCGATCTGCTGGTTCAGCAGCCCTTCTGGATAAATGCCTTCGAGAATCCGAAAACCGTGCAGTTCATCCACCGCATCGGCGCCTATACGCTCTTCGCAGTGGTGCTCATTAACATGGTGATCGCCCTTCGCGCCGCACCCTGGACCACCCATGCCCGCCGCGCCGTCCTGCTTTTCGCGCTGGTGACCGTTCAGGCGGCAATCGGCATTGCCACGCTGCTGATGCAGGTGCCGCTTCACTGGGGCCTGCTGCACCAGGCCGGCGCGCTTGTTGTATTTGGTTTCGCCGTCGCCAACTGGCGCGGCTTTTACGGCGAATACCCGCACGAGACGATGATCACCGAACGCGATTGA
- the rplM gene encoding 50S ribosomal protein L13 encodes MATFSQKPAEVEKKWVIIDAEGLVVGRLASIIAMRLRGKHKATFTPHVDDGDNVIVINADKVIFTGKKYSDKVYYWHTGYAGGIKERTARQIIEGRFPERVLEKAVERMVPRGPLGRRQMKNLRVYAGSNHPHEAQQPVALDVAALNKKNVRSA; translated from the coding sequence ATGGCAACCTTCTCACAGAAGCCTGCAGAGGTGGAGAAGAAGTGGGTGATCATCGACGCCGAAGGGCTGGTCGTTGGCCGTCTCGCTTCCATCATCGCTATGCGCCTGCGCGGCAAGCACAAGGCAACCTTCACACCCCACGTTGACGACGGCGACAACGTCATCGTCATCAATGCCGACAAGGTCATTTTCACCGGCAAGAAGTATTCCGACAAGGTCTACTACTGGCACACCGGTTATGCCGGCGGCATCAAGGAACGCACCGCACGCCAGATCATCGAAGGCCGCTTCCCGGAGCGCGTCCTCGAAAAGGCCGTCGAACGCATGGTTCCGCGCGGCCCGCTCGGCCGTCGCCAGATGAAGAACCTGCGCGTCTACGCCGGCTCCAACCATCCCCATGAAGCCCAGCAGCCGGTCGCCCTCGACGTTGCCGCGCTCAACAAAAAGAACGTAAGGAGCGCCTGA
- the cml gene encoding CmlA/FloR family chloramphenicol efflux MFS transporter, whose product MSYPKIPSWNYSVPASLLLIAPFDVLASLAMDIYLPVVPTMPQALGTSPEVIQLTLSLYMLVLGVGQIVFGPISDIVGRRPVLIGGAALFALASFLLAGASSALLFVALRLLQAIGASAALVATFATVRDVYAERPESSVIYSLLGSLLSLVPAFGPVVGAVIADHYGWRAIFLVIGLLSIVAILNAGMRWHETRPAAATTTIAIRPILASLPFWIYTTGFSAAMGAFFVFFSTAPRILIDRAGFSGITFSFIFASVALVMIVTARFAKRFVTRWGITGSLARGMTLLLVGAVTLAMGEMFLQAPLIGLILPMWIIAIGIVFATAVTANGALAAFGDTAGTAVALYFCVESLLVVAGTLFVVLLDGNTAWPLAAYTGAAALITLAGLRQLARKAA is encoded by the coding sequence ATGTCTTATCCGAAAATTCCGTCGTGGAATTACTCCGTGCCGGCAAGCTTGTTGCTGATCGCCCCTTTCGACGTCCTGGCGTCGCTTGCCATGGACATCTATCTCCCGGTCGTGCCGACGATGCCCCAGGCACTTGGCACCTCGCCTGAAGTCATCCAGTTGACCCTCAGCCTCTACATGCTTGTGCTCGGCGTCGGCCAGATTGTCTTTGGTCCGATCTCCGATATCGTCGGGCGACGGCCCGTGCTGATCGGCGGGGCGGCACTCTTTGCCCTTGCGTCCTTTCTGCTTGCCGGGGCCTCATCCGCACTTCTCTTCGTGGCCTTGCGATTGTTGCAGGCGATCGGCGCCTCGGCGGCTCTTGTCGCCACCTTCGCAACAGTGCGCGACGTCTACGCCGAACGGCCGGAAAGCAGCGTGATCTATAGCCTGCTCGGTTCGCTGCTATCGCTTGTGCCTGCGTTCGGGCCGGTCGTCGGCGCGGTGATTGCCGACCACTATGGGTGGCGAGCCATCTTTCTCGTCATCGGCCTGCTTTCGATCGTTGCCATTCTCAATGCCGGCATGCGGTGGCATGAAACCCGCCCCGCTGCGGCGACGACAACCATCGCCATACGCCCGATCCTCGCGAGCCTGCCCTTCTGGATCTACACGACCGGTTTCAGCGCGGCGATGGGAGCCTTCTTCGTCTTCTTCTCGACCGCACCCCGTATCCTGATCGATCGGGCCGGCTTTTCCGGCATCACCTTCAGCTTCATCTTTGCCTCGGTGGCCTTGGTGATGATCGTGACGGCGCGTTTTGCCAAGCGCTTCGTCACACGCTGGGGCATCACAGGCAGCCTCGCAAGAGGCATGACGTTGCTGCTTGTCGGCGCGGTAACGCTTGCTATGGGAGAGATGTTTCTGCAGGCACCCCTTATCGGCCTCATCCTGCCGATGTGGATCATCGCGATCGGCATTGTCTTTGCGACAGCCGTCACGGCAAATGGTGCGCTTGCGGCTTTCGGCGATACCGCGGGAACAGCCGTGGCGCTCTACTTCTGTGTCGAAAGCCTGCTGGTCGTTGCAGGCACATTGTTCGTGGTTCTGCTCGACGGGAACACAGCCTGGCCACTCGCTGCCTATACCGGCGCGGCAGCGCTGATAACGTTGGCCGGATTGCGTCAGCTAGCGCGGAAGGCCGCCTGA
- a CDS encoding DUF2842 domain-containing protein has protein sequence MPVRLRKFIGTIIIIVLVLVYALVANTIAVVTLGNAPWWGHLLYFLLTGLLWVLPAMVIIKWMAGPRQQ, from the coding sequence ATGCCCGTCCGCCTCCGCAAATTCATCGGCACGATCATTATCATCGTGCTTGTGCTCGTCTACGCACTGGTGGCGAACACGATCGCGGTGGTGACGCTCGGCAACGCCCCCTGGTGGGGGCACCTGCTCTACTTCTTGCTGACCGGCCTGCTTTGGGTATTGCCGGCAATGGTCATCATCAAGTGGATGGCCGGACCGCGGCAGCAGTAG
- the speB gene encoding agmatinase: MANKTIDHAFTATSLTSAASDPTFAGALSFMRRRFTKELAGVDVAVWGIPFDAATSNRPGTRFGPQAIRRASAIFDNDAQYPFNRDLFADMAVIDYGDCLLDYGNHQDTPGAIERQANAILDSGAFLLTLGGDHYVTWPLLKAHAAKHGPLALVQFDAHQDTWFDEERRIDHGSFVARAVREGIIDPDRSIQIGIRTHAPEDCGLNILYGHQVEDMNAGDIASAIISHTRGAPAYLTFDIDCLDPAFAPGTGTPVAGGPSSAKILSVLQRLHQLDIRGADVVEVSPPYDHADITAIAGATVAMYMLGLHAERRAIAASQG, encoded by the coding sequence TTGGCGAACAAGACCATTGATCACGCCTTCACGGCGACCAGCCTCACCTCCGCCGCCAGCGACCCGACCTTTGCCGGCGCGCTGTCCTTCATGCGCCGCCGCTTCACCAAGGAGCTTGCCGGCGTCGATGTCGCCGTCTGGGGCATCCCCTTCGATGCCGCCACATCGAACAGGCCGGGCACGCGCTTCGGCCCGCAGGCGATCCGGCGTGCCTCGGCGATATTCGACAATGATGCGCAATATCCCTTCAACCGCGACCTGTTTGCCGACATGGCGGTGATCGACTATGGCGATTGCCTGCTCGACTACGGCAATCATCAGGACACACCTGGTGCCATCGAACGCCAGGCCAACGCGATCCTCGACAGCGGCGCCTTTCTGCTGACGCTCGGCGGCGATCACTACGTCACATGGCCGCTGCTGAAAGCCCATGCGGCAAAACACGGGCCTCTCGCACTCGTGCAGTTCGACGCTCACCAGGATACCTGGTTCGACGAAGAGCGGCGCATCGACCACGGCTCCTTCGTGGCGCGGGCCGTGCGCGAAGGTATCATCGATCCTGACCGCTCGATCCAGATCGGCATCCGCACCCATGCGCCGGAGGATTGCGGCCTCAATATTCTCTATGGTCATCAGGTCGAAGACATGAATGCCGGCGACATCGCCTCGGCGATCATCTCTCATACGCGCGGCGCCCCTGCCTATCTCACCTTCGATATCGATTGCCTGGATCCGGCCTTTGCGCCAGGTACCGGCACGCCAGTTGCCGGCGGACCGTCGAGCGCCAAAATCCTCTCGGTGCTGCAGCGCCTGCACCAGCTCGATATCCGCGGCGCCGACGTGGTCGAAGTGTCGCCGCCCTACGACCATGCCGATATCACCGCCATTGCGGGGGCAACGGTGGCAATGTATATGCTTGGCCTTCATGCCGAGCGACGCGCCATTGCGGCCTCACAAGGCTGA
- the rpsI gene encoding 30S ribosomal protein S9: MADLSSLKDLGTASEAAAPAHVRKVDSLGRSYATGKRKNAVARVWVKPGSGKIIVNGKEFAEYFARPVLQMILRQPIVAAARDGQFDIVATVAGGGLSGQAGAVRHGLSKALTYFEPGLRSVLKKGGFLTRDSRVVERKKYGKAKARRSFQFSKR, encoded by the coding sequence ATGGCTGACCTCTCCTCCCTGAAGGATCTCGGCACGGCTTCCGAAGCTGCTGCTCCGGCCCACGTCCGCAAGGTCGATTCGCTCGGCCGCTCCTACGCCACCGGCAAGCGCAAGAACGCCGTTGCCCGCGTCTGGGTCAAGCCGGGCTCCGGCAAGATCATCGTCAACGGCAAGGAATTCGCGGAATATTTCGCGCGTCCGGTGCTGCAGATGATCCTGCGCCAGCCGATCGTCGCGGCTGCCCGTGACGGCCAGTTCGACATCGTCGCAACCGTTGCCGGCGGCGGCCTCTCCGGCCAGGCCGGCGCCGTTCGCCACGGCCTGTCCAAGGCGCTGACCTACTTCGAACCGGGCCTGCGCTCGGTGCTGAAGAAGGGCGGCTTCCTGACCCGCGACAGCCGCGTCGTCGAACGCAAGAAGTACGGCAAGGCAAAGGCCCGCCGCTCGTTCCAGTTCTCCAAGCGTTAA
- a CDS encoding sulfite exporter TauE/SafE family protein has product MLDRLVADMQAWFAAALPGHGIYALMAFALIAGLARGFSGFGAALIFVPLGGAIVGPKLVSPILLVIDGIATLGMIPPAWRDANRSEVFVMAAGAALGVPTGTALLALLDPTLLRWSITIIAICLLALLVSGWRYHGAPFAPLGSGVGLIAGLFSGAAQLGGPPVVAYWLGGKTDFARVRANVVLYFSISSVFSAISYYVGGLFVPAVFALTVVVLPSYALGLYGGSKLFGLAEERTFRIACYVLIAAAAVIGMPLLDGVLR; this is encoded by the coding sequence ATGCTGGATAGGCTTGTCGCCGATATGCAGGCGTGGTTTGCCGCCGCCCTACCCGGTCACGGCATTTATGCGCTGATGGCGTTTGCCTTGATCGCCGGGCTAGCTCGCGGCTTTTCCGGTTTCGGCGCAGCGTTGATCTTCGTCCCGCTCGGCGGTGCCATCGTCGGGCCGAAGCTGGTCTCGCCGATCCTGCTCGTCATCGACGGCATCGCCACACTGGGGATGATCCCACCCGCCTGGCGCGACGCCAACCGGTCCGAGGTCTTCGTCATGGCGGCCGGTGCGGCACTCGGCGTCCCGACCGGCACGGCGCTGCTGGCGCTGCTCGACCCGACGCTGCTGCGCTGGAGCATCACGATCATCGCCATCTGTCTGCTCGCGCTTCTCGTATCGGGATGGCGCTACCACGGCGCGCCGTTCGCGCCGCTCGGCAGCGGCGTCGGCCTGATTGCCGGACTTTTCAGCGGCGCCGCGCAGCTCGGCGGGCCGCCTGTCGTCGCCTATTGGCTCGGCGGCAAGACCGACTTCGCGCGTGTCAGAGCGAATGTCGTGCTGTATTTCTCGATCTCGTCGGTGTTCAGCGCCATCAGCTATTATGTCGGAGGACTGTTCGTGCCCGCCGTGTTCGCGCTCACCGTCGTCGTCCTGCCGAGTTATGCGCTGGGTCTCTATGGCGGCTCGAAACTGTTCGGGCTTGCCGAGGAACGGACCTTCCGCATCGCCTGCTACGTGCTGATCGCGGCCGCTGCCGTTATCGGCATGCCGCTGCTCGACGGCGTGCTGCGTTAG
- the argC gene encoding N-acetyl-gamma-glutamyl-phosphate reductase, with translation MAPKIFIDGEHGTTGLQIRTRMAGRRDVELLSIPEAERRNAAMREDMLNGADIAILCLPDDASKEAVQMLSGNNNVRVIDTSTAFRVNPAWAYGFAEMDDAQADRIKAARFVSNPGCYPTGAIGLIRPLRAAGILPDGYPVTVNAVSGYTGGGKQMIAQMENPDHPDAITAPHFLYGLPLTHKHVPEMTAHGLLDRAPIFSPSVGKFAQGMIVQVPLHLGDLAEGATMESIHAALVAHYAGQDIVTVVPLAESKALPRVNAVELEGKDTMKLFVFGTPGGSQVNLVALLDNLGKGASGAAVQNMDLMLAS, from the coding sequence ATGGCACCGAAAATCTTCATCGATGGCGAACACGGCACAACGGGTCTGCAGATCCGCACGCGCATGGCCGGCCGCCGCGATGTCGAGCTTCTGTCCATTCCCGAGGCCGAGCGGCGCAACGCCGCCATGCGCGAAGACATGCTGAACGGCGCCGATATCGCCATTCTGTGCCTGCCCGACGACGCGTCGAAGGAAGCGGTCCAGATGCTGTCGGGCAACAACAACGTCCGCGTCATCGACACCTCCACGGCCTTCCGCGTCAATCCCGCCTGGGCCTACGGCTTTGCCGAAATGGACGACGCACAGGCCGACAGGATCAAGGCCGCCCGCTTCGTCTCGAACCCCGGCTGCTATCCCACAGGCGCGATCGGGCTCATCCGGCCGCTGCGCGCCGCCGGCATCCTGCCGGACGGCTATCCGGTGACGGTCAACGCGGTCTCCGGTTATACCGGCGGCGGCAAGCAGATGATCGCGCAGATGGAAAACCCGGATCATCCGGATGCGATCACCGCGCCGCATTTCCTCTACGGCCTGCCGCTCACCCACAAACACGTGCCGGAGATGACCGCACATGGCCTGCTCGACCGAGCCCCGATCTTTTCGCCGTCGGTCGGCAAGTTCGCGCAGGGCATGATCGTACAGGTGCCGCTGCATCTCGGCGATCTCGCCGAGGGCGCGACGATGGAAAGCATTCACGCGGCACTGGTTGCCCATTATGCCGGACAGGACATCGTCACGGTCGTGCCGCTCGCCGAAAGCAAGGCGCTCCCCCGCGTCAACGCCGTCGAACTGGAGGGCAAGGACACGATGAAGCTCTTCGTCTTCGGTACGCCGGGTGGTTCCCAGGTCAATCTGGTGGCGCTGCTCGACAACCTCGGCAAGGGCGCCTCGGGTGCTGCCGTGCAGAACATGGACCTGATGCTCGCCAGCTGA